One window of the Rhizobium sp. ARZ01 genome contains the following:
- a CDS encoding endo-1,4-beta-xylanase: MRRREFVLGALASGIGYAGALDASFTKQIEAKASEPAAIPYGAAVRVDHLKNNFDYRRAILNHCQIVVGEGGLKWIDLRPDRDQFVFDQPDRLLAFAEENGLQMRGHTLAWYGAMPEWTETIATPKEAQTELVRHIETVVARYKGRIPSWDVVNEAIADTPTGDAPIRESMWQNRLGKGYIELALRTAAFVDPDAQLVINDYNFENPTEQCRTRRQAFLNLVRDLKDRDVPLHAIGLQGHLPGDQEIDREGLSRFVAELHGMGLAILVTELDVIDNNLPASNFDRDEIVASRARDFLGAIGDVCRPEAILTWGITDQYTWVPIWFSRSDGRPNRPLPLDANYRPKALMRVIQEFTRGDR, encoded by the coding sequence ATGCGAAGGCGAGAGTTTGTCCTCGGTGCTTTAGCCTCCGGTATCGGTTACGCTGGCGCGTTAGATGCGTCTTTCACAAAACAGATCGAGGCAAAAGCCTCCGAACCTGCTGCCATTCCGTATGGCGCGGCAGTGCGCGTCGACCACCTGAAAAACAATTTCGACTATCGACGGGCGATCCTCAACCATTGCCAGATCGTCGTGGGCGAGGGCGGGTTGAAGTGGATCGACCTGCGCCCGGACCGCGATCAGTTCGTGTTCGATCAGCCGGATCGGCTGCTCGCTTTTGCCGAAGAAAACGGGCTGCAAATGCGGGGGCACACCCTTGCGTGGTACGGCGCCATGCCGGAGTGGACCGAGACGATCGCTACGCCCAAGGAGGCGCAGACCGAACTTGTCCGCCATATCGAAACTGTGGTCGCGCGCTACAAAGGCCGTATTCCGAGTTGGGACGTGGTCAACGAAGCGATCGCTGACACACCGACGGGTGACGCGCCAATTCGTGAGTCGATGTGGCAGAACCGTCTCGGCAAGGGTTACATTGAGCTCGCCCTCCGCACCGCAGCTTTCGTCGATCCCGACGCGCAGTTGGTGATCAACGACTACAACTTCGAAAATCCGACAGAGCAATGCCGTACGCGACGGCAGGCGTTTCTCAATCTGGTGCGCGATCTGAAGGACCGCGATGTTCCCCTTCACGCAATCGGTCTCCAGGGACACCTCCCGGGCGATCAGGAGATCGACAGGGAGGGACTATCGAGGTTCGTCGCGGAACTGCACGGGATGGGGCTTGCGATCCTCGTGACGGAGCTCGACGTCATCGACAACAACCTTCCGGCCTCAAACTTCGATCGTGACGAGATCGTCGCGTCGCGGGCGCGTGATTTTCTTGGCGCAATCGGCGATGTCTGCCGTCCTGAAGCAATCCTGACCTGGGGAATAACGGATCAATACACGTGGGTGCCGATCTGGTTCAGCCGTAGCGACGGCAGGCCGAACCGTCCACTGCCGCTTGACGCGAACTACAGGCCCAAGGCGCTGATGCGTGTCATCCAAGAATTCACGCGCGGCGATCGCTGA
- a CDS encoding GumC family protein: protein MLTKSSGNSAIDLDASIMYEGKPEHPTPVASTTGLKGTVLSSRSAPQKASSRGTSARRSRSPVINTRTWLQTGGNPSDESSVSLLDGGGGSVELPNLADDARLNNRLAILQELLRLDPLRIFSWMQAGWLWIVLFTVFGAVAGYGVVLVVKPRYTASIDLLVDPANLKVVANDVFSESMQRDRQLLDVDSKLRIITSGNVLNRVVADLKLQDDPEFVSASSRSPAADALVALEKRISARRDERSFIVNIAAWTQDRQKSVDIVNAVAKSFQEELVGAESEGAGRAASALVARLDDLKVEVTKAESDVEQFKREHGLQSISGELASTLMSQQMNTKLVEAKERLIQARMRVNNLTSASPESRLSADSLQSETMTLLRTQYATLKQRVTAEAAVLGPRHPSILTLNPQLDALERQIRAETDRIVQAARIELEQAQTALDALTSQADHMRASVFQDTTAQIQLRELEREARAKAAVYEAFMARAGEAAERQQIDTTNIRIVSPAVIPANRSFPPRGYMLAAIGAMMGFCLGLLFAASLGLWRDFRHLAVGRSEANV, encoded by the coding sequence TTGTTAACCAAGAGCTCCGGAAATTCCGCCATCGATTTGGACGCCAGCATTATGTACGAAGGCAAGCCTGAACATCCCACGCCGGTTGCCAGTACAACTGGCCTCAAGGGCACAGTGCTTTCTTCGCGCAGTGCCCCCCAAAAAGCTTCGTCGAGAGGGACCTCCGCCCGCCGTTCGCGGTCCCCGGTAATCAATACACGCACGTGGCTGCAAACCGGCGGCAACCCGTCAGACGAGAGCTCAGTTTCGCTGCTCGACGGAGGTGGTGGCTCGGTTGAACTGCCGAATCTTGCGGACGATGCACGCCTGAACAATAGGCTGGCAATCCTGCAGGAGCTCCTGCGGCTCGACCCATTGCGCATCTTCTCATGGATGCAAGCGGGTTGGCTCTGGATTGTTCTCTTTACTGTGTTCGGCGCCGTTGCCGGCTATGGCGTGGTGTTGGTCGTCAAGCCGCGATACACGGCATCGATAGACCTGTTGGTCGATCCCGCAAACCTCAAGGTCGTCGCAAACGATGTCTTTTCCGAGAGCATGCAGCGCGACCGACAGTTGTTGGATGTTGACAGCAAACTGCGAATTATCACCTCAGGCAATGTCCTGAACCGCGTGGTTGCAGACCTGAAACTTCAGGATGACCCGGAATTCGTGTCGGCTTCGTCCCGTTCGCCTGCGGCCGACGCCCTGGTCGCGCTTGAGAAAAGGATAAGTGCGCGCCGCGATGAACGGTCGTTTATCGTGAACATCGCCGCCTGGACACAGGATCGGCAGAAGTCGGTCGATATCGTCAACGCCGTCGCGAAGAGTTTCCAGGAGGAACTCGTCGGAGCGGAATCGGAAGGTGCTGGGCGCGCTGCAAGCGCACTGGTTGCACGACTCGATGACCTCAAGGTGGAAGTGACCAAGGCAGAATCTGACGTTGAGCAGTTCAAGCGCGAGCACGGTCTCCAGTCAATTTCGGGCGAACTCGCCAGCACGCTGATGTCGCAACAGATGAACACGAAGCTTGTGGAGGCCAAGGAACGCCTGATCCAGGCCCGTATGCGCGTCAACAACCTGACGTCTGCCAGTCCCGAAAGCCGCCTGAGCGCGGATAGCCTGCAGTCTGAAACGATGACGTTGTTGCGTACCCAATACGCCACGCTTAAGCAGCGGGTGACTGCCGAGGCGGCGGTACTCGGTCCCCGCCACCCCTCGATCTTGACCCTGAATCCTCAACTCGATGCCCTGGAGCGACAGATCAGGGCCGAAACGGACCGCATTGTGCAGGCCGCAAGGATAGAACTCGAGCAGGCACAGACGGCGCTCGACGCACTGACGTCGCAGGCCGATCATATGAGAGCCTCGGTTTTCCAGGATACGACCGCGCAGATCCAACTTCGCGAACTTGAACGCGAGGCGCGGGCCAAGGCAGCCGTTTACGAAGCCTTCATGGCACGCGCGGGAGAAGCGGCCGAACGCCAGCAGATCGACACGACGAACATCCGCATTGTTTCGCCGGCCGTGATTCCGGCAAATCGCAGCTTCCCGCCACGCGGCTATATGCTGGCCGCTATCGGTGCCATGATGGGTTTCTGCCTCGGCTTGCTCTTCGCCGCATCACTTGGGCTTTGGCGCGACTTCCGGCACCTCGCCGTGGGCCGGAGCGAGGCCAATGTCTAA